The Flavobacteriaceae bacterium 3519-10 genome includes a window with the following:
- a CDS encoding major facilitator superfamily MFS_1 — MLTNMSTTTTKTNWAQFIPLVTVFFFWGFVAASNDILIPVFKKAFNLSQSQSQLVSVAFYIAYTVGSLIYLFISKALKNDLVNRIGYKNGLIYGLLISVVGTLFFIPAANNSSFILMITGLFVIGLGFSLLQIVANPLAIALGPKETGSQRLTLAGGINNFGTTVGPLIVSFAIFGAASAENTEASIESVKTPYLALGVAFILVAILIKFSKLPKITSVVSEDTDDAPDGHHRTSAFQYPQLWLGMIAIFVYVGVEVATASNLPAYMENDLGFETKDIAPYISLYWASLMIGRWGGAVDAFDVKAGTKKILRFLAPYLAFALFLGVNAIARHDLSPFYVYGIIILVMIAADIMSKGNPARMLLIFSSLGIASLLVGMATTGMVSVYAFTSVGLFCSTLWPCIFALAINGLGKHTNQGSSYLIMMIMGGGIVSWLQGVLADYTNIHFSYVIGIACFAYLAFYAIRVTGILKAQGINLDRLKTEGGH, encoded by the coding sequence ATGTTAACAAATATGTCTACAACCACTACAAAAACCAACTGGGCGCAATTTATTCCATTGGTAACCGTGTTCTTTTTTTGGGGATTTGTCGCCGCGAGCAACGATATCCTTATCCCGGTTTTCAAAAAAGCTTTCAATCTTAGCCAAAGCCAAAGCCAGTTAGTATCCGTAGCATTTTATATCGCCTATACGGTGGGTTCACTGATTTATTTATTTATTTCTAAAGCACTGAAAAATGACCTTGTAAACCGCATCGGTTACAAAAACGGACTCATTTACGGATTGCTGATTTCTGTCGTAGGAACTCTTTTCTTTATTCCGGCGGCCAATAACAGTTCATTTATTTTGATGATTACCGGCCTGTTTGTGATCGGACTTGGATTTTCGCTGCTGCAGATTGTAGCCAATCCTCTAGCCATTGCATTAGGACCAAAAGAAACAGGTTCTCAACGACTTACACTGGCGGGCGGGATTAATAATTTCGGAACCACCGTTGGACCGCTGATCGTTTCGTTCGCGATTTTTGGTGCGGCATCCGCCGAAAACACCGAAGCAAGCATCGAAAGCGTGAAGACGCCGTATCTGGCTTTAGGTGTTGCATTTATATTGGTAGCAATTCTCATTAAATTCTCTAAGCTGCCGAAAATTACGTCGGTGGTATCCGAAGATACAGACGATGCACCTGATGGGCATCACCGCACGTCAGCCTTCCAGTATCCTCAGCTTTGGCTGGGTATGATCGCGATTTTCGTGTATGTGGGCGTGGAAGTGGCAACGGCAAGTAATTTACCGGCTTATATGGAAAACGACCTTGGTTTCGAAACGAAGGATATCGCTCCGTACATCTCGCTTTATTGGGCATCCCTGATGATTGGACGATGGGGCGGCGCGGTTGACGCATTCGACGTGAAGGCCGGCACAAAAAAAATCCTAAGATTTCTGGCGCCTTACTTGGCGTTCGCACTGTTTTTAGGCGTAAACGCAATCGCTAGACACGATCTGAGCCCGTTCTATGTATATGGAATTATTATCCTGGTAATGATTGCCGCGGATATTATGAGTAAAGGAAACCCAGCAAGAATGCTTCTGATTTTCTCTTCGCTCGGCATCGCTTCACTGTTAGTGGGAATGGCGACTACGGGAATGGTTTCCGTATATGCCTTCACCAGCGTGGGACTTTTCTGTTCCACACTTTGGCCGTGTATCTTTGCACTCGCAATCAACGGTTTGGGCAAGCACACCAACCAGGGTTCAAGTTATCTGATCATGATGATCATGGGCGGCGGTATTGTATCGTGGCTTCAGGGAGTGCTGGCGGATTATACCAACATCCACTTCAGTTACGTGATCGGCATTGCGTGTTTTGCATACCTGGCATTCTATGCCATCCGTGTAACCGGAATCCTGAAGGCTCAAGGCATCAACCTCGATCGATTAAAGACGGAGGGTGGCCACTAA
- a CDS encoding putative lipoprotein/thioderoxin, whose amino-acid sequence MKKVIVTTCLLVLTNLSAQFKINIETAPSFTPKEVYLYTLSGSKDMLHSKAERKGNAWQINVDKPYTGMMKLYFPESNTSVNFISENKDVKLKFESINGKIANIQYLDPSNAVMNSMQDAQQKKEYILPALHQIKDYYQENTDFRKALNSEINRLSAGQLNVAAHPFVNYYQTNYAKYVEKKPSKTLTHDEIIHFLSNSGDMLETSSLMRPVLVSYLNVGPSTNLVADVDKLLKAVNTETPRGQTVMSELIEIFDIYEMTDLKDKYLTEAKNLKCTINDRLSRTIEINKNTEIGASFANHVFTQPTNTTAKSVYDVKSDRKVIVFWASTCSHCEADLPKLIEKYSTMKSKNIEIIAFSLDSDKVAYGNKVKSLPWINDAELKGWYSTSAEKYNVHATPTYFVLDGANKIIAKPSHASDVISYLKLN is encoded by the coding sequence ATGAAAAAAGTAATTGTAACTACCTGTTTACTTGTACTGACAAATCTCTCAGCACAATTCAAGATAAATATCGAAACTGCTCCGTCTTTCACACCAAAGGAAGTATATCTGTACACGTTAAGTGGGTCTAAAGACATGCTGCACAGCAAGGCCGAGCGTAAGGGAAATGCATGGCAGATCAATGTGGATAAGCCCTATACCGGAATGATGAAGCTCTATTTTCCGGAGAGTAACACGTCCGTGAATTTTATCTCCGAAAATAAAGATGTGAAATTGAAATTTGAGTCAATCAATGGTAAAATAGCCAATATCCAGTATTTAGACCCAAGCAATGCCGTGATGAACAGCATGCAGGACGCACAGCAGAAAAAGGAATACATTCTGCCGGCACTGCATCAGATTAAAGATTATTATCAGGAAAACACAGATTTCAGAAAAGCGCTAAATTCGGAGATCAACCGTCTGTCCGCTGGCCAGTTGAATGTAGCGGCACATCCATTCGTGAATTATTACCAGACGAACTACGCAAAGTATGTGGAAAAAAAACCTTCAAAAACACTCACTCACGACGAAATTATACACTTTTTGAGCAACTCCGGTGATATGCTTGAAACGTCCTCGCTGATGCGGCCCGTACTGGTTTCGTATCTGAATGTTGGCCCAAGTACAAACCTTGTCGCTGATGTAGATAAGTTGCTCAAAGCCGTAAATACCGAAACGCCGCGGGGGCAGACCGTGATGTCGGAACTCATTGAAATTTTTGATATTTACGAAATGACGGATTTAAAAGACAAATACCTCACCGAAGCTAAAAACCTAAAGTGCACAATTAATGACCGTCTAAGCCGAACTATTGAAATAAATAAAAACACCGAAATTGGTGCTTCTTTTGCCAATCATGTCTTTACACAGCCCACCAACACCACCGCCAAATCTGTTTACGACGTGAAATCTGACAGAAAAGTAATTGTGTTTTGGGCATCTACCTGCTCTCATTGCGAGGCCGACCTGCCTAAACTGATTGAAAAGTATAGTACAATGAAGTCGAAAAACATCGAAATCATCGCTTTTTCGTTAGACAGCGACAAAGTTGCGTACGGAAATAAGGTAAAAAGTTTGCCATGGATTAACGATGCGGAGTTGAAAGGCTGGTACAGCACTTCTGCCGAGAAATATAATGTTCATGCCACCCCGACTTATTTCGTTTTAGATGGTGCGAACAAGATTATTGCGAAGCCGAGCCATGCTTCAGATGTAATTTCTTATTTAAAACTGAATTAA
- a CDS encoding 1-acyl-sn-glycerol-3-phosphate acyltransferase, producing MKKILNYMWRGWMVLLGALLTMTLGIPVLLLSIRKEHYKYAYKFIRIWCFGMFYGMGFRYELKSLTDKKIDKNRQYVFISNHSSLMDVMLPCILMPDHPLCYVGKKELVKIPIFGTIYKRICVMVDRSSAKSRADVYRRCAERMEEGQSIVLFPEGGVPDDTSVVLDKFKDGAFIVASKHQSPLIVFTFVGLKKMFPFDHSKGHPGKVRIYLNDIIEPHASAEVMKDEAHAQIKKVLLNPV from the coding sequence ATGAAAAAAATTCTTAATTATATGTGGCGCGGTTGGATGGTTTTACTTGGAGCCCTACTTACCATGACCCTCGGAATACCGGTTTTGCTGCTTTCGATTCGCAAGGAGCACTATAAATATGCCTACAAATTTATCCGGATCTGGTGTTTCGGGATGTTTTATGGGATGGGCTTCCGTTATGAACTGAAAAGCCTCACCGATAAAAAAATCGATAAAAACAGGCAGTACGTTTTCATTTCCAATCACAGCTCGCTGATGGACGTGATGTTGCCATGCATCCTGATGCCCGACCATCCACTTTGCTACGTTGGCAAAAAAGAGCTTGTGAAAATCCCGATTTTCGGTACCATTTACAAAAGAATCTGCGTAATGGTGGACCGCAGCTCTGCAAAAAGCCGCGCTGATGTGTACCGAAGATGCGCCGAACGGATGGAGGAAGGCCAAAGTATCGTGCTGTTTCCGGAAGGTGGCGTTCCTGATGACACTTCTGTGGTGCTGGATAAATTTAAAGACGGTGCGTTCATTGTGGCATCGAAGCATCAGTCGCCTCTTATCGTTTTTACTTTTGTAGGTTTGAAAAAGATGTTTCCGTTCGATCACTCCAAAGGTCATCCCGGCAAGGTCAGGATCTATCTCAACGACATTATAGAGCCGCACGCCAGCGCCGAGGTGATGAAAGATGAAGCACACGCACAGATAAAAAAAGTGTTGCTAAACCCCGTTTGA
- a CDS encoding peptidase, M23/M37 family protein yields the protein MQCSEKLRAHRYKHPIMRSPTNLWLNVTTPVSYFINFITLKTQIMKSKKLLLLMLLPASAFSQQQSETFEIANRVHSGTAPVESSFTAVKFEKTECLTDVQRFQLRYEIARNRKAILEQNPDAFKTLQKITPFQNPFRPKAGFTDYGYHTLQYQVDHNLTPNNNLLDYNCGTRTYDWTNGNHQGTDFILWPYPWKRMQENTMEIVAAAGGIIVDKRNTFNDLNCTNNGNPSWNGVVIEHADGSFAVYMHFKKNSATTKEIGDTVAAGEFLGLAGSSGSSTIPHLHFEIRDAASNVIDPYQGACNSMNSASWWQQQENYYVPRINRIATHSSTAQDNTCPVVENTYEKVNFNTGDLLVLKLYYRDIKPGDVTNIKITDPNGSVTSNFDWTQNWGVFYPTAHAYWTFNVTSAWMTGVYNVQSTFGGNTYTTVFGVRTNLGTEESPQENISVYPNPVGDVLFIKSNNGIESAEIIDLAGRIVMKAGDELKESRITVATLIKGMYLLKFTDRNQKVKTVKFTKK from the coding sequence GTGCAGTGCTCAGAAAAATTACGTGCGCATAGGTATAAACACCCAATTATGCGGTCGCCGACCAATTTATGGTTAAATGTAACCACGCCGGTTTCCTATTTTATTAATTTTATTACTCTAAAAACACAAATCATGAAATCAAAAAAACTACTTCTTTTGATGCTGCTGCCTGCATCCGCGTTTTCGCAGCAACAAAGTGAAACCTTCGAAATTGCAAACCGCGTGCATTCCGGTACTGCACCGGTGGAGAGCTCTTTTACAGCCGTAAAATTCGAAAAGACCGAATGCCTGACTGATGTACAGCGCTTTCAGCTTCGTTATGAGATCGCAAGAAACAGAAAAGCTATTCTTGAACAGAATCCTGACGCATTTAAAACGCTACAGAAAATCACTCCGTTCCAAAACCCTTTCCGGCCGAAAGCCGGCTTTACCGATTATGGATATCACACGTTGCAATACCAGGTTGACCATAATCTTACACCCAATAACAACCTTCTCGATTATAACTGCGGCACGCGCACTTATGATTGGACGAACGGCAACCATCAGGGAACCGACTTTATTCTGTGGCCTTATCCGTGGAAAAGAATGCAGGAAAACACCATGGAAATCGTGGCGGCTGCAGGCGGCATCATCGTGGATAAAAGAAACACCTTCAATGACCTCAACTGTACCAACAACGGCAACCCGAGCTGGAACGGCGTTGTGATTGAACATGCGGACGGCTCTTTCGCGGTGTATATGCACTTCAAGAAAAATTCTGCCACCACGAAGGAAATTGGAGATACAGTAGCCGCAGGCGAATTTCTGGGTCTCGCCGGAAGTTCCGGCAGCAGCACCATTCCGCACCTGCATTTCGAAATCCGTGATGCCGCGAGCAATGTGATTGATCCTTACCAGGGCGCCTGCAATTCGATGAACAGCGCTTCGTGGTGGCAGCAGCAGGAAAATTACTACGTCCCGAGAATCAACCGGATTGCAACGCACTCCTCCACCGCTCAGGATAACACCTGCCCAGTCGTTGAAAACACGTATGAAAAAGTGAATTTCAACACCGGAGACCTGCTGGTGCTGAAATTATATTACCGCGACATCAAGCCCGGTGACGTTACCAATATAAAAATCACAGACCCTAATGGCAGTGTGACTTCGAACTTCGACTGGACGCAAAACTGGGGCGTTTTCTATCCAACCGCTCATGCTTACTGGACTTTCAACGTTACCAGCGCCTGGATGACAGGTGTGTACAATGTGCAGTCTACTTTTGGAGGTAATACGTACACCACTGTTTTTGGGGTGCGCACAAATCTTGGTACCGAAGAATCTCCGCAGGAAAACATCAGCGTATACCCGAACCCTGTGGGCGATGTGCTTTTTATTAAAAGCAACAATGGCATAGAATCAGCCGAAATCATCGATTTGGCAGGGCGGATTGTTATGAAAGCCGGCGATGAGTTAAAGGAAAGCCGCATCACGGTAGCCACACTTATAAAGGGCATGTATCTTCTGAAATTCACAGATAGAAACCAGAAAGTGAAAACCGTTAAGTTCACGAAAAAATAG
- a CDS encoding tRNA nucleotidyltransferase, with the protein MGVYTYAHVIFLSTALSLSLPQITASFSEEAFCIMTINLTQNKHFKLFKLVSEVAAKNGQSAYIVGGYVRDLLMKRGVPSDIDFVTEGSGIDLAQALANEINPRWKVSVFKNYGTAMFKHNGLDLEFVGARKESYAEDSRNPAVEAGTLEDDQKRRDFTVNALAISLNKENFGELIDPFGGISDLKNKIIRTPLEPSQTYSDDPLRMLRAIRFASTLRFKIEENSLAAIKTEAERIKIVSRERIMVEFNKIMLSEKPSAGLKILEQTGLMQIILPELTALRGIEEVEGQTHKDNFWHTLEVVDNISKNTDSLWLRWAALLHDVGKAPTKKFVEGTGWTFHGHEFLGSKMVKTIFQRLKLPLGPDMKYVQKLVKLSSRPIALIDDGTSDSALRRLLFDAGEDLEDLFILNKADITTKNSFKQEKFKRNFETVALKIKEVEEKDQVRNFQPPITGEEIMELFSLKPGREIGVLKEKVKEAILEGEIQNNREDARLFVIAEAEKMGLKV; encoded by the coding sequence TTGGGTGTTTATACCTATGCGCACGTAATTTTTCTGAGCACTGCACTTTCCTTATCTTTGCCCCAAATTACCGCGTCTTTCTCTGAAGAGGCTTTCTGCATTATGACCATCAATCTTACCCAAAACAAGCATTTTAAACTCTTCAAACTCGTTTCCGAAGTAGCCGCAAAAAACGGTCAGTCCGCATACATTGTAGGTGGTTATGTTCGTGATTTGCTGATGAAAAGAGGCGTGCCCAGCGACATTGATTTTGTAACCGAAGGCAGCGGAATAGATCTCGCGCAAGCGCTTGCGAACGAGATTAATCCCAGGTGGAAGGTTTCAGTTTTTAAGAATTACGGTACCGCGATGTTCAAGCATAACGGTTTAGACCTGGAGTTCGTAGGAGCCAGAAAAGAAAGTTATGCGGAAGATTCGCGAAATCCTGCAGTCGAAGCAGGTACACTTGAAGATGACCAAAAAAGACGTGATTTTACTGTAAATGCACTCGCCATTTCATTAAATAAGGAAAACTTCGGTGAACTGATTGATCCATTCGGTGGGATTTCAGACCTTAAAAATAAAATCATCCGGACGCCGTTGGAGCCAAGTCAGACTTATTCCGACGATCCGCTGAGGATGCTGCGCGCGATCCGTTTTGCATCAACACTTCGGTTTAAAATTGAAGAAAACTCTTTAGCCGCAATAAAAACTGAAGCTGAACGCATCAAAATCGTTTCCCGCGAACGAATTATGGTCGAATTCAATAAAATAATGCTTTCCGAAAAACCTTCTGCCGGATTGAAGATTCTGGAACAGACCGGACTTATGCAAATAATTCTTCCGGAATTAACTGCATTGCGAGGCATTGAAGAAGTAGAAGGCCAAACCCATAAAGACAATTTCTGGCACACGCTGGAGGTGGTAGATAATATTTCTAAGAACACCGACAGTTTATGGCTGCGATGGGCCGCGTTGCTGCATGATGTGGGAAAAGCGCCAACGAAAAAATTTGTGGAAGGAACTGGTTGGACTTTCCACGGGCACGAGTTCCTGGGTTCGAAAATGGTGAAAACGATTTTTCAGCGCCTGAAACTACCGCTTGGTCCGGATATGAAGTATGTGCAGAAACTGGTGAAACTCTCCTCACGGCCAATCGCGCTGATCGATGACGGAACGTCAGATTCTGCTTTGCGCAGGCTTTTGTTTGATGCCGGCGAGGATCTTGAGGATCTGTTTATTTTGAACAAAGCCGATATCACCACAAAAAATTCATTTAAACAGGAAAAATTCAAAAGAAATTTTGAAACCGTTGCGCTTAAAATTAAAGAAGTTGAAGAAAAAGACCAGGTCCGCAATTTTCAGCCACCGATTACCGGGGAAGAAATAATGGAGCTTTTTTCACTTAAACCCGGACGCGAAATCGGGGTTTTAAAAGAAAAAGTGAAAGAGGCGATTTTAGAAGGCGAAATTCAGAATAACAGAGAGGACGCACGGCTTTTCGTGATTGCCGAGGCAGAAAAGATGGGACTGAAGGTTTAA